In Notamacropus eugenii isolate mMacEug1 chromosome 1, mMacEug1.pri_v2, whole genome shotgun sequence, one genomic interval encodes:
- the LOC140523815 gene encoding adenosylhomocysteinase-like — protein MEVYEVTTKDEACKEGNIFVTTTGCVDIILGRHFEQMKDDATVCNIDHFDVEIDVKWLNQNSVEKVNVKPQVDRYKLKNGRWIILLAEGCLVNLGCAMGHPSFVMSNSFSNQVLAQIELWTHPGKYPVGVHFLPKKLDEAVAEAHLGKLIVKLTKLTEKQSQYLGLPREGPFKPDHYR, from the coding sequence ATGGAGGTCTATGAGGTGACTACCAAGGATGAGGCCTGCAAAGAGGGAAACATCTTTGTCACCACAACAGGATGCGTAGACATCATCTTGGGCAGGCACTTTGAGCAGATGAAGGACGACGCCACAGTATGTAACATTGACCACTTTGACGTGGAAATAGATGTAAAGTGGCTGAATCAAAATTCTGTGGAGAAGGTGAACGTGAAGCCTCAGGTGGACCGTTACAAACTGAAGAATGGGCGGTGGATCATCCTGCTGGCAGAAGGCTGCCTAGTCAACCTGGGTTGTGCTATGGGCCATCCCAGCTTTGTGATGAGCAATTCCTTCAGCAACCAGGTCCTGGCACAGATTGAGCTGTGGACCCACCCAGGTAAGTACCCTGTGGGAGTGCACTTCCTTCCCAAGAAGTTGGATGAAGCTGTGGCTGAGGCCCACCTTGGCAAACTGATTGTGAAGCTGACCAAACTGACGGAAAAACAGTCCCAGTACCTGGGCCTCCCCAGAGAGGGCCCCTTCAAACCTGACCACTACCGGTAG